One Microlunatus soli genomic window carries:
- a CDS encoding S1C family serine protease — MGGRGWGRRLGVMAGSGLLIAGLAIGPSTASAIRLVDYPGAGFGSNSFGAGSWGYGQNDDSNRSGGSGGQGGSAGSTVDSQAATTAESRGVALIDTELYDGSAAAGTGIVLTADGEILTNYHVVEGSTVIKVTIASTGKTYTAALVGADESSDVAVLQLQNASGLSTATMDDDAVAVGDDVTAVGNAGGTGTLTAADGDVTALNAQITTAAEGPVQSETLSKMIETDADVVAGDSGGPLLDSEGEVVGIDTAASSGSEIDGYAIPIDNALAIAEQIQSGDETDQVRIGPAAYLGVQVTDSTAAQDQYGDQYGSGFDGSLNGTSGPRTTTGAGGAAVAAVEDGTPAATAGLTSGDLITGVDSTTIGSASDLTEALADQQPGDTVRITWTDGTGAEQSATVTLGESPVN, encoded by the coding sequence ATGGGTGGACGTGGGTGGGGCCGGCGGCTCGGCGTGATGGCCGGTTCGGGTCTGTTGATTGCGGGACTGGCGATCGGTCCGAGCACGGCGTCGGCGATCCGACTGGTGGACTACCCCGGAGCGGGCTTCGGCAGCAACAGCTTCGGCGCCGGCTCCTGGGGCTACGGCCAGAACGACGACAGCAATCGTTCGGGAGGATCGGGCGGACAAGGCGGATCGGCCGGTTCGACCGTCGACTCGCAGGCGGCAACCACCGCCGAATCCCGGGGCGTTGCCCTGATCGACACCGAACTGTACGACGGTTCGGCAGCGGCCGGCACCGGGATCGTGCTGACCGCCGACGGTGAGATCCTGACCAACTACCACGTGGTCGAGGGATCGACGGTGATCAAGGTGACGATCGCCAGCACCGGCAAGACCTACACCGCGGCACTGGTCGGCGCCGACGAATCGTCCGACGTCGCCGTGCTGCAACTGCAGAACGCTTCCGGGCTGAGCACGGCCACCATGGACGACGACGCGGTCGCCGTCGGCGACGATGTGACCGCCGTCGGCAACGCCGGCGGAACCGGCACGCTGACCGCCGCCGACGGTGACGTCACCGCGCTGAACGCTCAGATCACCACCGCAGCAGAGGGGCCGGTGCAGAGCGAGACCCTGTCCAAGATGATCGAGACCGATGCCGACGTGGTGGCCGGCGACTCCGGCGGTCCGTTGTTGGACTCCGAGGGTGAAGTCGTCGGGATCGACACCGCAGCCTCGTCGGGCAGCGAGATCGACGGCTACGCGATCCCGATCGACAACGCCCTGGCGATCGCCGAGCAGATCCAGTCCGGCGACGAGACCGACCAGGTGAGGATCGGTCCGGCGGCCTACCTCGGAGTCCAGGTCACCGACAGCACCGCGGCTCAGGATCAGTACGGCGACCAGTACGGCTCGGGATTCGACGGCAGCCTGAACGGCACCTCGGGTCCGCGGACCACGACCGGTGCCGGCGGAGCCGCCGTCGCCGCTGTCGAGGACGGCACCCCGGCGGCCACCGCGGGACTGACGTCCGGCGATCTGATCACCGGAGTCGACTCGACGACGATCGGCTCGGCGTCCGACCTCACCGAAGCGCTGGCCGATCAGCAGCCGGGCGACACCGTGCGGATCACCTGGACCGACGGCACCGGCGCCGAGCAGTCGGCGACGGTGACTCTGGGGGAGAGCCCGGTCAACTGA
- a CDS encoding phosphotransferase encodes METLPQRLLVEVRHRYGVNAVDTEAIHGGSASKLWRLDSEPAVVLRLSQYYGLQDQQRSCRIAAELARSVAEVIPAIVGSDGESVFVWNGRPITLWPFVQGRSLDRQNRDELRRAGDLLARLHRASSGPTGRASGRLVVRITGRGCRGQRSGATASWAARPPATRAA; translated from the coding sequence ATGGAGACACTTCCGCAACGACTGCTGGTGGAGGTCCGCCACCGGTACGGCGTCAACGCTGTCGACACCGAGGCGATCCACGGCGGCTCCGCGAGCAAGTTGTGGCGTCTGGATTCCGAGCCCGCGGTGGTGCTCCGCCTGTCGCAGTACTACGGACTGCAAGATCAGCAACGGTCCTGCAGGATCGCCGCCGAGCTTGCCCGCAGCGTCGCCGAGGTGATCCCCGCGATCGTCGGATCCGACGGTGAGTCTGTGTTTGTCTGGAACGGTCGACCGATCACGCTGTGGCCGTTTGTTCAGGGTAGGTCGCTCGACAGGCAGAACCGTGATGAACTCCGGCGGGCCGGTGACCTCCTCGCGCGACTACACAGGGCGTCAAGCGGTCCCACCGGTCGAGCATCCGGCCGGTTGGTCGTGCGAATCACTGGCCGCGGTTGTCGTGGTCAGCGGTCGGGTGCGACTGCATCGTGGGCCGCTCGCCCTCCTGCAACTCGTGCGGCGTAG
- a CDS encoding HNH endonuclease signature motif containing protein yields the protein MSAEELTVVGDDRLVGFIGRLEEVRNRLGLVDHEIVHACQATDLPHRLQLRTVANLLGQVTRIQPGQAHARVRAADTLRAGRSMTGEPLAPTWPRLAAAVASGLVPPVQADIALRCLSRIERLPWTNREAVEIAEAELAAGAVVFPPREFAEIVQRVTDHNDPDGTLADDQLHEATRRVTFYQARDGSWRMEARFTPTVGAQINAVIGPLTKPQHGPDGQDLRSPEERAHDAIADVFARILRAGDAPAAGGVPATVVVTIDYRHLLDDTGYGRLPDGTPIAPSTLLKLACEADIIPVVLGAFGEVLDLGRNHRVANKTQTMALIARDKGCSFPSCGRPAAWCERHHIIGWEIGGLTDLTNLTLLCRYHHQHFQRQGWQCDMIDGLPWWIPPRWIDPDQTPMINNRIRPPEPHRRT from the coding sequence GTGTCGGCCGAGGAACTCACCGTGGTGGGTGATGACCGGTTGGTCGGGTTTATCGGCCGGCTGGAGGAGGTGCGGAACCGGCTCGGGCTGGTCGATCACGAGATCGTGCACGCCTGCCAGGCCACCGACCTGCCGCACCGGCTCCAGTTGCGCACGGTGGCGAACCTGTTGGGACAGGTGACCCGGATCCAACCCGGCCAGGCCCATGCCCGGGTCCGGGCCGCCGACACGCTCCGGGCAGGCCGTTCGATGACCGGTGAACCCCTGGCCCCGACATGGCCCCGGCTGGCCGCCGCCGTCGCCAGCGGTCTGGTGCCGCCGGTGCAGGCCGACATCGCCCTGCGCTGCCTGTCGAGGATCGAACGACTGCCGTGGACCAACCGAGAAGCCGTCGAGATCGCCGAGGCCGAGTTGGCGGCCGGGGCGGTGGTGTTCCCACCCCGCGAGTTCGCCGAAATCGTGCAACGCGTCACCGACCACAACGATCCCGACGGCACCCTGGCCGACGACCAACTCCACGAAGCCACCCGGCGGGTCACCTTCTACCAAGCCCGCGACGGCTCCTGGCGGATGGAAGCCCGCTTCACCCCGACCGTCGGCGCCCAGATCAACGCCGTCATCGGACCCCTGACCAAACCCCAACACGGCCCGGACGGCCAAGACCTCCGCAGCCCCGAAGAACGCGCCCACGACGCGATCGCCGACGTGTTCGCCCGGATCCTGCGCGCCGGCGATGCCCCCGCTGCGGGTGGGGTGCCGGCCACCGTCGTGGTCACCATCGACTACCGACACCTCCTCGACGACACCGGGTACGGCAGGTTGCCCGACGGGACCCCGATCGCCCCCAGCACCCTGCTCAAGTTGGCCTGTGAGGCCGACATCATTCCCGTCGTCCTCGGAGCCTTCGGCGAGGTGCTCGACCTCGGACGAAATCACCGGGTGGCGAACAAGACCCAAACGATGGCGTTGATCGCCCGCGACAAGGGCTGTTCGTTCCCGTCCTGTGGTCGACCCGCGGCCTGGTGTGAACGACACCACATCATCGGCTGGGAGATCGGCGGACTGACAGATCTGACCAATCTCACCCTGCTGTGTCGCTATCACCACCAGCACTTCCAACGCCAAGGCTGGCAATGCGACATGATCGACGGCCTGCCCTGGTGGATCCCTCCCCGCTGGATCGACCCCGACCAAACACCCATGATCAACAACCGCATCCGACCACCCGAACCACACCGCAGGACCTGA
- a CDS encoding carbohydrate ABC transporter permease: MADRAPGTRASGLRRVLGRQPAGSLFAAPYVIFVLVIFAYPFCYAVWMAFHEWFFAAPGVEVDRPFVGLRNFSDLLSDPLVLRAFLNIGIFLIINVPLTVIIALPLATLLNAKLRFRGFFRSAYYLPYITASVAVVGVWLLLFGSDGLVNNLLGPLAPDPSWLSNSAIAMPLIAVYVTWKQLGFFVVLYLAGLQSIGSEQYEAAAVDGASRFRTFLSITVPSLRSVTSLVVMLSIITGANVFTEPYLLTGGGGPNGASMTPALLMYQQGIEQNLPGTASAIGMVLIVVVLAVSLISRRLIERD; encoded by the coding sequence GTGGCTGACAGAGCACCGGGGACCAGAGCGTCGGGACTTCGTCGGGTCCTCGGCCGGCAACCGGCGGGGTCGCTGTTCGCGGCGCCGTACGTGATCTTCGTGTTGGTGATCTTCGCCTATCCGTTCTGCTACGCGGTGTGGATGGCCTTCCACGAGTGGTTCTTCGCCGCACCCGGGGTCGAGGTCGACCGCCCCTTCGTGGGCTTGCGGAACTTCAGCGACCTGCTGTCCGACCCGTTGGTGCTGCGGGCTTTCCTCAATATCGGCATCTTCCTGATCATCAACGTTCCGCTGACCGTCATCATCGCTCTGCCGTTGGCGACACTGCTGAATGCCAAGCTCAGGTTCCGCGGCTTCTTCCGCAGTGCCTACTATCTGCCCTACATCACCGCCAGCGTCGCGGTGGTCGGTGTCTGGCTGCTGCTCTTCGGCAGCGACGGGCTGGTCAACAACCTGCTCGGCCCGCTGGCTCCCGACCCGTCCTGGCTGTCCAACAGTGCGATCGCGATGCCGCTGATCGCGGTCTACGTGACCTGGAAGCAGCTCGGCTTCTTCGTGGTGCTCTACCTAGCCGGCCTGCAGAGCATCGGCTCCGAGCAGTACGAGGCCGCGGCTGTCGACGGTGCGTCCCGGTTCCGCACGTTCCTGTCGATCACGGTGCCGTCGTTGCGGTCGGTGACCAGTCTGGTGGTGATGTTGTCGATCATCACCGGTGCCAACGTCTTCACCGAGCCGTATCTGCTGACCGGCGGCGGTGGCCCCAATGGTGCGTCGATGACGCCGGCGTTGCTGATGTACCAGCAGGGCATCGAACAGAACCTGCCCGGCACAGCATCGGCGATCGGGATGGTCCTGATCGTCGTCGTGCTCGCCGTGTCCTTGATCTCCCGTCGCCTGATCGAGAGGGACTGA
- a CDS encoding serine hydrolase domain-containing protein, with the protein MTIMPRPPELTLSNWDLGGIVSAWSYRHTDQLFAVRPLVPGSRAEVDTMAEVSTDPADLAIAEFAELAEQLRSGLVDAITVLVGGRPAVRWSMGSASVPHLLMSVSKVVASLAVGVLVDQDRLRYLASVRDYLPELGEQWRHCRLQDVLDMASGVVCPEVGDPGAYRDPSHPFYRFEASLGWRPAQQPSSPYELTLGFQRLGRPGTRYEYTSVNTFLLAWVVERVTGLDYVDAVQSLVWDHLALDNDAAFCVNGRGTAVAHGGLIMTVDDLARFGTLFTPSGASAGHRLAVPASYASMLRRDRHELVPSYGEWPHGAHPAGQWNLVHADGDMIKTGFGGQGLYVSPTHDVVIAFSGVPDAAGRTNSLAALCRSLVPRCAERWS; encoded by the coding sequence TCGGCCTGGAGTTATCGACACACCGATCAACTCTTCGCCGTACGACCTCTGGTCCCCGGCAGCCGGGCCGAGGTGGACACGATGGCAGAGGTCAGCACCGACCCGGCAGATCTGGCGATCGCGGAATTCGCCGAACTGGCCGAGCAGCTCCGTTCCGGGCTGGTGGATGCGATCACCGTCCTGGTCGGTGGACGGCCGGCCGTGCGGTGGTCGATGGGGTCGGCGTCCGTGCCGCACTTGTTGATGTCGGTGTCGAAGGTTGTCGCGTCGCTGGCCGTCGGCGTCCTCGTCGATCAAGATCGACTGCGCTACCTGGCTTCTGTTCGTGACTACCTACCCGAGCTCGGCGAACAGTGGCGGCACTGTCGGCTGCAGGATGTGCTGGACATGGCATCCGGTGTCGTCTGCCCGGAGGTCGGCGACCCAGGAGCCTATCGGGATCCGTCGCACCCGTTCTATCGGTTCGAGGCCAGCCTGGGGTGGCGGCCGGCGCAGCAACCGAGCAGTCCCTACGAATTGACGCTCGGCTTCCAGCGGCTCGGCCGGCCCGGCACCCGGTACGAGTACACGTCGGTGAACACCTTCCTGCTCGCCTGGGTCGTCGAGCGGGTGACCGGACTCGACTATGTCGACGCCGTCCAGTCACTGGTCTGGGACCACCTCGCGCTGGACAACGATGCGGCATTCTGTGTCAACGGACGCGGCACCGCGGTCGCGCACGGCGGCTTGATCATGACCGTCGATGATCTTGCTCGGTTCGGAACACTGTTCACGCCGTCCGGTGCATCCGCGGGACACCGGCTGGCGGTGCCGGCGAGCTATGCCTCGATGCTCCGGCGGGACCGGCATGAGCTCGTTCCGAGCTACGGCGAGTGGCCGCATGGTGCGCATCCTGCGGGCCAGTGGAATCTCGTCCACGCCGACGGGGACATGATCAAGACCGGATTCGGTGGCCAGGGACTGTATGTCTCGCCGACTCATGACGTGGTGATCGCCTTCAGTGGAGTTCCCGACGCCGCTGGCCGGACCAATTCGCTCGCCGCGTTGTGCCGCTCCTTGGTGCCGCGCTGTGCGGAACGCTGGAGCTGA
- a CDS encoding YdeI/OmpD-associated family protein has product MNSQRVPGGVVHQLPNDLRSALAGNAVALEAWQDITPLARNEFICWVEDAKQPATRERRIRRTQEELEEGMRRPCCWPGCQHRERTGRS; this is encoded by the coding sequence ATGAACAGTCAACGCGTGCCGGGCGGTGTGGTGCACCAGCTGCCGAACGATCTGCGCAGCGCGCTCGCCGGCAACGCCGTTGCCCTGGAGGCGTGGCAGGACATCACGCCGCTGGCGCGCAACGAGTTCATCTGCTGGGTCGAGGACGCCAAGCAGCCGGCCACCCGGGAACGGCGGATCCGTCGGACCCAGGAGGAGCTGGAAGAAGGGATGCGGCGGCCGTGTTGCTGGCCCGGATGTCAGCACCGGGAACGGACCGGGCGGTCCTGA
- a CDS encoding glycoside hydrolase family 130 protein, translating to MSSAAPRFPLGPFTPYGENPIMRPRGDSWESSNLYNPAAIVEDGQVLLLYRAHAEDIVSHVGLARSDDGYHFEREDQPILSPEHDYESHGCEDPRISKIDGTFYLTYTGYDGTTAQLCLATSTDLHSWTKHGPILPEGFDTFAPVSGNTGRTWSKAGVIHPNKIDGRYFMYFGEGAIFYATSEDLIHWTPCPNDQPIYTPTKGDWDEALVEIGAVPVQTDDGLLIFMINGARAGEQTRVDYRCGQIAIALNEPTQVIAKMTRPWLRPQTFEELNGLVSNVTFVEGLVWFKDRWLAYYGQSDTTLAVAEYVPGRDSYNA from the coding sequence ATGTCATCTGCCGCCCCGCGGTTCCCGCTCGGCCCGTTCACGCCGTACGGGGAGAACCCGATCATGCGACCCCGTGGCGACAGCTGGGAGTCGAGCAATCTCTACAACCCGGCGGCGATCGTCGAGGACGGTCAGGTGCTGCTGCTCTACCGTGCACATGCCGAGGACATCGTCTCCCACGTGGGGTTGGCGCGCAGCGACGACGGCTACCACTTCGAACGGGAGGACCAGCCGATCCTGTCCCCTGAGCATGACTACGAGAGCCACGGCTGTGAGGATCCGCGGATCAGCAAGATCGACGGCACCTTCTACCTGACCTACACCGGGTACGACGGCACCACCGCGCAGCTCTGCCTGGCGACCTCCACCGATCTCCACTCCTGGACCAAGCACGGGCCGATCCTTCCCGAAGGCTTCGACACCTTCGCGCCGGTTTCCGGCAACACCGGGCGGACCTGGAGCAAGGCCGGCGTCATCCACCCGAACAAGATCGACGGCCGGTACTTCATGTACTTCGGCGAGGGCGCGATCTTCTACGCCACCTCCGAGGACCTGATCCACTGGACGCCGTGCCCCAACGACCAGCCGATCTACACCCCGACCAAGGGCGACTGGGACGAAGCGCTGGTGGAGATCGGCGCTGTTCCGGTGCAGACCGACGACGGCTTGTTGATCTTCATGATCAACGGAGCGCGAGCCGGCGAGCAGACCAGGGTGGACTACCGCTGCGGCCAGATCGCCATTGCCTTGAACGAGCCGACCCAGGTGATCGCCAAGATGACCCGGCCGTGGCTGCGACCGCAGACCTTCGAGGAGCTGAACGGGCTGGTCTCCAACGTGACCTTCGTCGAGGGCCTGGTCTGGTTCAAGGACCGGTGGCTGGCCTACTACGGTCAAAGTGACACCACCCTCGCCGTCGCCGAGTACGTCCCCGGCCGGGACAGCTACAACGCCTGA
- a CDS encoding carbohydrate ABC transporter permease: MSVASKTLRYLGLGVGAIVFLFPFWYMLIGSLQKSPDSGLSSLLPIPGHLTLHNFAQMNGFINVGRSLVNSGIYTAGVLVCTLFFGMLVGYALATLQFRGRGVVFAAALLVQVVPFQLLMIPLYVMVTVSYGLSDSFAGMILPSAISSGAVIIFRQFFVSLPKDLFESARMDGAGEFRILASIAVPLARPALLTVALTTFIGPWNEFLWPFLITKDPDKQPLAVALANFMGTLQPTLTNPYGALLAGGAALAVPVIVLFVIFQRHFVQNDVSAGVKG; the protein is encoded by the coding sequence ATGTCCGTGGCATCCAAGACCCTGCGCTACCTCGGCCTCGGCGTCGGCGCGATCGTCTTCCTCTTCCCGTTCTGGTACATGCTGATCGGATCGCTGCAGAAGAGCCCCGATTCCGGGCTGTCCAGCCTGCTGCCGATCCCGGGACACCTGACCTTGCACAACTTCGCCCAGATGAACGGGTTCATCAACGTCGGCCGATCACTGGTCAACTCCGGCATCTACACAGCCGGTGTCCTGGTCTGCACCCTGTTCTTCGGCATGCTGGTCGGCTACGCGTTGGCGACGCTGCAGTTCCGCGGCCGCGGCGTGGTCTTCGCCGCCGCGCTGCTGGTCCAGGTCGTGCCGTTCCAACTGCTGATGATTCCGCTGTATGTGATGGTCACCGTCAGCTACGGACTGTCCGACAGCTTCGCCGGGATGATCCTGCCGTCCGCGATCAGCTCGGGTGCAGTGATCATCTTCCGGCAGTTCTTCGTCTCGCTACCGAAGGATCTGTTCGAGTCGGCTCGGATGGACGGTGCCGGTGAATTCCGGATCCTCGCCTCGATCGCGGTTCCGCTGGCCCGACCTGCGCTGTTGACGGTGGCGCTGACGACGTTCATCGGTCCGTGGAACGAGTTCCTCTGGCCGTTCCTGATCACCAAGGATCCGGACAAGCAGCCGTTGGCCGTCGCCTTGGCCAACTTCATGGGCACGTTGCAGCCGACCCTGACCAACCCGTACGGCGCACTGCTGGCCGGTGGCGCAGCATTGGCGGTACCGGTGATCGTGCTGTTCGTGATCTTCCAGCGACACTTCGTGCAGAACGATGTCTCGGCCGGCGTGAAGGGCTGA
- a CDS encoding DNA alkylation repair protein: MTATTSLQRRIRDDLVAAGGSERAVQQQAYMHSALPYAGVARPELRRLQRDWFAEVGFADVQAWQAAIRQLWHGARFREEWYVAISLAQHRRFRGWATSADALPLYRELIENGAWWDVVDEISQHLVGAVLAADPDVADTMRAWSMADQLWVRRSAILSQERHRTLDEQLLAEVIENNLTGSPFGEEFFIRKAIGWALRSHSKHGPEAAAWVRRFVDEHAEQLSPLSIREARKYL; encoded by the coding sequence ATGACGGCCACAACGTCGTTGCAGCGTCGGATCCGCGATGACCTTGTCGCCGCAGGGGGGTCAGAGCGTGCCGTGCAGCAGCAGGCGTACATGCATTCGGCGTTGCCGTACGCAGGTGTTGCGCGCCCCGAGTTGCGGCGGCTGCAGCGCGACTGGTTCGCAGAGGTCGGCTTCGCCGATGTCCAGGCTTGGCAGGCAGCGATCCGGCAGCTGTGGCACGGTGCACGATTCCGCGAGGAGTGGTATGTCGCGATCAGCCTGGCGCAGCATCGTCGTTTTCGTGGTTGGGCGACGTCTGCCGACGCGCTGCCGCTGTATCGCGAGTTGATCGAGAACGGCGCCTGGTGGGACGTCGTGGATGAGATCTCCCAACATCTCGTCGGCGCGGTGCTGGCCGCGGACCCGGATGTTGCCGACACGATGCGGGCGTGGTCGATGGCCGATCAGCTGTGGGTGCGCCGTTCGGCGATCCTGAGCCAGGAGCGACACCGGACACTCGACGAGCAGCTCCTCGCCGAGGTGATCGAGAACAACCTCACGGGGTCCCCGTTCGGCGAGGAGTTCTTCATCCGCAAGGCGATCGGCTGGGCGCTGCGCTCACACAGCAAGCACGGCCCGGAAGCAGCGGCCTGGGTCCGCCGGTTCGTCGATGAGCACGCCGAACAGCTCTCGCCGCTGTCCATCCGCGAGGCGCGCAAGTACCTCTGA
- a CDS encoding LacI family DNA-binding transcriptional regulator, whose product MSKITISDIAREAGVSITSVSFALNGQPGVSDTTRQHIQQVARRLGWIPSVRARSLSGRRAYAIGLVIERNPSVLSLDPFFSTFIAGVEAALEPRERALVLQVSQDRESTVRRYRRLVAEGRVDGVILSDLELDDHRPALLEELGLPAVALMAGPDFPTPVVRQDHRQGIAQIVRHLAAFGHQQIAHLGGLPSVIHTEQRLTAWRESMIDSGLQPGPVEFADFTVAGGAAATERLLGHTPRPTAIVCANDLMAIGAMQKLRQLGLAVPDDVSVTGYDGIEIGQYVTPALTTVITDPAEVGRQAAALLLDLIDQHQPEDVEIAPAKLAVRGSTGPAPA is encoded by the coding sequence ATGTCCAAGATCACCATCTCCGACATCGCCCGCGAAGCCGGAGTGTCGATCACCTCGGTGTCCTTCGCGCTCAATGGACAGCCCGGCGTCTCCGACACGACCCGGCAGCACATCCAACAGGTCGCCCGACGACTCGGTTGGATCCCGTCGGTGCGTGCTCGGAGTCTGTCCGGCCGGCGGGCCTATGCGATCGGGCTGGTGATCGAACGCAATCCCTCGGTGCTCAGTCTCGACCCGTTCTTCTCCACCTTCATCGCCGGCGTCGAGGCCGCGCTCGAACCCCGTGAGCGGGCCCTGGTCCTGCAGGTCAGTCAGGATCGTGAATCGACCGTACGCCGCTACCGTCGGCTGGTCGCCGAGGGCCGTGTCGACGGCGTCATCCTGTCCGATCTCGAGCTCGATGATCATCGTCCTGCACTACTGGAGGAGCTGGGCCTGCCGGCCGTCGCGCTGATGGCCGGGCCCGATTTTCCGACACCGGTGGTCCGGCAGGACCACCGGCAGGGGATCGCACAGATCGTCCGACACCTCGCGGCGTTCGGCCACCAGCAGATCGCACACCTGGGCGGGTTGCCGTCGGTCATCCACACCGAGCAGCGGCTGACCGCGTGGCGGGAGTCCATGATCGACAGCGGGCTGCAGCCCGGCCCGGTCGAGTTCGCCGACTTCACCGTCGCCGGCGGGGCAGCGGCGACCGAACGACTGCTGGGACACACCCCGCGACCGACGGCGATCGTCTGCGCCAACGACCTGATGGCGATCGGCGCGATGCAAAAACTACGACAGCTCGGACTGGCCGTCCCCGACGACGTCTCGGTCACCGGCTACGACGGGATCGAGATCGGACAGTACGTGACTCCGGCGCTGACCACGGTGATCACCGATCCGGCCGAGGTCGGCCGGCAGGCCGCGGCCCTGCTGCTCGATCTGATCGACCAGCACCAGCCCGAGGATGTCGAGATCGCGCCTGCCAAGCTCGCCGTCCGCGGATCGACCGGACCAGCACCGGCGTGA
- a CDS encoding extracellular solute-binding protein produces MLNRTRAIAAVAVTTMAAVVLSSCAQASSPEAAVADTSRGPITVWMSSNEQELGWGQQMAEQWNKTHTDQEVRVLPIPSGATSEGVLRAAITAGNAPCLVYNIAPSAEPDFEKQGGLVPLDTMPGGKAYIEQRTGPVADQFTSADGQYYQFPWKSNPVQLFYNKKAFAKAGLDPDDPGLDSYAGVLAAARKIKKSGAAKYAMWPSVGSEYYAPWSDFYPFYVAATGKQLVGDNGHPNFDSVQGLAAGKLYQTLYDERLAPRESAPEGIDPFATGDAAMALAGPWAIASYADQVDWGAVAVPSPEPSDQPPPTYGDSKNVGLMTACANRATAWDFLRTTTSKEADGALLKDTGQMPLRRELKQSYPQYFADNPDYARFAAAVPTAVDSPQVQNSIQIWQTFRDAWTNSVVYRNQTVREAFSEAGAKVHDLATRK; encoded by the coding sequence ATGCTCAACAGGACAAGGGCGATCGCGGCTGTGGCCGTGACCACCATGGCAGCCGTCGTGCTCTCCTCGTGTGCGCAGGCGTCATCACCGGAGGCCGCCGTGGCCGACACGTCCCGCGGCCCGATCACGGTCTGGATGTCCAGCAACGAGCAGGAGCTCGGCTGGGGTCAGCAGATGGCCGAACAGTGGAACAAGACCCACACCGATCAAGAGGTCCGGGTGTTGCCGATTCCGTCCGGCGCGACGTCGGAGGGGGTGCTCCGTGCTGCAATCACCGCCGGCAACGCACCGTGCCTGGTCTACAACATCGCGCCTTCGGCCGAACCGGACTTCGAGAAGCAGGGCGGTCTGGTGCCGCTCGACACGATGCCGGGCGGCAAGGCCTACATCGAACAGCGAACCGGTCCGGTCGCCGATCAGTTCACCTCCGCCGACGGTCAGTACTACCAGTTCCCGTGGAAGAGCAACCCGGTCCAGCTGTTCTACAACAAGAAGGCCTTCGCCAAGGCCGGCCTCGATCCCGACGATCCCGGCCTGGACAGCTACGCCGGCGTCCTCGCCGCGGCCCGCAAGATCAAGAAGTCCGGAGCGGCGAAGTATGCGATGTGGCCGTCGGTGGGCAGCGAGTACTACGCGCCGTGGAGCGACTTCTACCCGTTCTACGTCGCCGCGACCGGCAAGCAGTTGGTCGGCGACAACGGCCATCCCAACTTCGACAGCGTCCAGGGGCTGGCGGCGGGCAAGCTGTATCAGACCCTCTACGACGAACGGCTTGCGCCGCGAGAAAGTGCACCGGAGGGCATCGACCCCTTCGCCACCGGCGACGCGGCGATGGCCCTGGCCGGTCCGTGGGCGATCGCCAGCTACGCCGACCAGGTGGACTGGGGTGCGGTGGCGGTGCCGTCGCCCGAACCCTCGGACCAGCCGCCACCGACCTACGGCGACTCCAAGAACGTCGGCCTGATGACGGCGTGTGCCAACCGCGCGACCGCGTGGGACTTCCTCAGGACCACGACCAGCAAGGAAGCCGACGGTGCACTGCTCAAGGACACCGGACAGATGCCGCTGCGTCGTGAGCTGAAGCAGAGCTACCCGCAATATTTCGCCGACAATCCGGACTATGCGCGATTCGCCGCCGCTGTCCCGACCGCGGTGGATTCGCCGCAGGTGCAGAACAGTATCCAGATCTGGCAGACCTTTCGCGACGCCTGGACCAACTCCGTCGTCTACCGCAACCAGACCGTCCGCGAGGCCTTCTCCGAAGCCGGAGCCAAGGTCCATGATCTCGCCACCAGGAAGTGA